In a genomic window of Polyodon spathula isolate WHYD16114869_AA chromosome 21, ASM1765450v1, whole genome shotgun sequence:
- the LOC121296353 gene encoding serine/arginine-rich splicing factor 2-like isoform X2, translating to MSYGRPPPDVEGMTSLKVDNLTYRTSPETLRRVFEKYGRVGDVYIPRDRYTKESRGFAFVRFHDKRDAEDAMDAMDGAVLDGRELRVQMARYGRPPESHHGRRGGPPRSPRRRRRSRSRSRSRSRSRSRSRYSRSRSRSYSRSRSRSKTRSPRRIKSKSKSKSLSRSKSKSRSRSKSKSHSRSRSRTPVSARNSKSRSRSKSVPKSPEEEGAVSS from the exons ATGAGTTATGGTAGGCCACCGCCCGATGTTGAGGGAATGACTTCTCTCAAGGTGGATAACCTGACGTACCGCACCTCGCCGGAGACCTTGCGGCGGGTTTTTGAGAAGTACGGGCGGGTCGGGGACGTGTATATTCCCCGAGACCGCTACACTAAGGAGAGCCGCGGGTTCGCCTTTGTGCGGTTCCACGACAAGCGTGATGCAGAGGACGCGATGGACGCAATGGACGGCGCGGTGCTGGATGGGCGGGAGCTGCGCGTCCAGATGGCCCGCTACGGACGGCCGCCTGAGTCACACCACGGGCGCCGAGGAGGCCCGCCACGAAG tccTCGACGACGCAGACGCAGTCGCTCCCGAAGCAGGAGTCGTTCAAGGTCCCGCAGCCGCTCGCGGTACAGCAGATCAAGATCCCGTTCCTACTCCCGCTCCAGGTCTCGCTCCAAAACTCGTTCCCCACGCAGAATCAAGTCCAAATCTAAGTCAAAGTCTTTGTCCAGGTCTAAGTCAAAGTCGCGGTCCAGGTCTAAGTCCAAGTCCCACTCCAGGTCCCGAAGCCGCACACCAGTCTCTGCCAGAAACTCCAAGTCCAGGTCGAGGTCCAAGAGCGTGCCCAAGTCTCCAGAAGAGGAGGGAGCAGTGTCCTCATAA
- the LOC121296353 gene encoding serine/arginine-rich splicing factor 2-like isoform X1, giving the protein MSYGRPPPDVEGMTSLKVDNLTYRTSPETLRRVFEKYGRVGDVYIPRDRYTKESRGFAFVRFHDKRDAEDAMDAMDGAVLDGRELRVQMARYGRPPESHHGRRGGPPRRYGSSGRRSRSPRRRRRSRSRSRSRSRSRSRSRYSRSRSRSYSRSRSRSKTRSPRRIKSKSKSKSLSRSKSKSRSRSKSKSHSRSRSRTPVSARNSKSRSRSKSVPKSPEEEGAVSS; this is encoded by the exons ATGAGTTATGGTAGGCCACCGCCCGATGTTGAGGGAATGACTTCTCTCAAGGTGGATAACCTGACGTACCGCACCTCGCCGGAGACCTTGCGGCGGGTTTTTGAGAAGTACGGGCGGGTCGGGGACGTGTATATTCCCCGAGACCGCTACACTAAGGAGAGCCGCGGGTTCGCCTTTGTGCGGTTCCACGACAAGCGTGATGCAGAGGACGCGATGGACGCAATGGACGGCGCGGTGCTGGATGGGCGGGAGCTGCGCGTCCAGATGGCCCGCTACGGACGGCCGCCTGAGTCACACCACGGGCGCCGAGGAGGCCCGCCACGAAGGTATGGGAGCTCCGGGAGGAGAAGCAGGAG tccTCGACGACGCAGACGCAGTCGCTCCCGAAGCAGGAGTCGTTCAAGGTCCCGCAGCCGCTCGCGGTACAGCAGATCAAGATCCCGTTCCTACTCCCGCTCCAGGTCTCGCTCCAAAACTCGTTCCCCACGCAGAATCAAGTCCAAATCTAAGTCAAAGTCTTTGTCCAGGTCTAAGTCAAAGTCGCGGTCCAGGTCTAAGTCCAAGTCCCACTCCAGGTCCCGAAGCCGCACACCAGTCTCTGCCAGAAACTCCAAGTCCAGGTCGAGGTCCAAGAGCGTGCCCAAGTCTCCAGAAGAGGAGGGAGCAGTGTCCTCATAA